Proteins from a genomic interval of Salinarchaeum sp. Harcht-Bsk1:
- a CDS encoding ABC transporter ATP-binding protein — MQSQHAPSESTGQAAATAASAADSDDGPAAIRAEDVHVTYADGTEAISGVDLAVEPGECFGFLGPNGAGKSTTIQTLVSLLHPTRGSVTVHGHDVVEDAQAVREYVGYMPQETSVDPELTARENVRFAARIHGVPAAEREERVEELLDVVDLTTVADDLAETFSGGMAKRLDAANALVHRPPVVFLDEPTTGLDPEARMELWDYFEAINDAGTTVFLTTQYLEEVDRLCDRIALLQDGEVVATDTPAALKAAVGGDVLELTLAGVDDTLAEDRTGESGAAGSIDESGGVGGTELRDHAASVVRSANAFDDPTVERTDEGLAITADDVRTGVMELFVAFHDAGLTVTGVDVRSPTLDDVFLSLTGEQIDEAETATGSEPRSGADVEEVAR; from the coding sequence ATGCAGTCACAGCATGCACCATCCGAGAGCACCGGCCAGGCCGCCGCCACGGCCGCCAGCGCGGCGGACAGCGACGACGGCCCCGCAGCGATCCGAGCCGAGGACGTCCACGTCACCTACGCCGACGGCACCGAGGCGATCAGCGGCGTCGACCTCGCCGTCGAACCCGGGGAGTGCTTCGGCTTCCTCGGGCCCAACGGCGCCGGGAAGTCGACGACGATACAGACGCTCGTGTCGCTGTTGCATCCGACACGGGGCTCGGTGACCGTCCACGGCCACGACGTCGTCGAGGACGCGCAGGCCGTCCGCGAGTACGTCGGCTACATGCCCCAGGAGACCAGCGTCGATCCCGAACTGACCGCGCGGGAGAACGTCCGCTTCGCGGCCCGGATCCACGGCGTGCCGGCGGCCGAGCGCGAGGAGCGCGTCGAGGAACTCCTCGACGTCGTCGACCTCACCACTGTGGCCGACGACCTCGCCGAGACGTTCTCCGGCGGGATGGCCAAGCGCCTCGACGCGGCGAACGCCCTCGTCCACCGGCCGCCCGTCGTCTTCCTCGACGAGCCGACGACGGGGCTCGACCCCGAAGCCCGCATGGAGCTGTGGGACTACTTCGAGGCGATCAACGACGCCGGGACAACGGTCTTCCTCACGACGCAGTACCTCGAGGAGGTCGACCGGCTCTGCGACCGGATCGCCCTGCTCCAGGACGGGGAGGTCGTCGCGACCGACACGCCGGCGGCGCTGAAAGCTGCCGTGGGCGGCGACGTACTGGAGCTGACGCTCGCCGGCGTCGACGATACCCTCGCCGAGGATCGCACCGGGGAGTCCGGTGCCGCTGGAAGCATCGACGAGTCCGGGGGCGTCGGCGGGACGGAACTCCGCGATCACGCGGCGTCGGTCGTCCGCTCGGCCAACGCGTTCGACGATCCCACCGTCGAGCGAACCGACGAGGGCCTCGCGATCACCGCCGACGACGTTCGGACCGGCGTGATGGAACTGTTCGTCGCATTCCACGACGCGGGCCTCACGGTCACCGGCGTCGACGTGCGATCGCCGACGCTCGACGACGTCTTCCTCTCGCTGACCGGGGAACAGATCGACGAAGCCGAGACCGCGACGGGAAGTGAGCCACGCAGCGGTGCCGACGTGGAGGAGGTGGCTCGATGA
- a CDS encoding MFS transporter, translated as MTDTASIDGSQGLQQGIREHLGQFSLHVLLVFATGLTIGSERAVVPVLGRDVLGVQSLFVIGSFVVSFGIVKSILNLYAGKWGETYGRKPVLILGWATALPLPIVLIVAPSWAWITLGNVLLGINQALTWSMAINAKIDLAGPDQRGLAVGIDEAFGYTGVAAGAWITGLIAAQTSLRPEPFYFLGIVVVLAFLISIFLIKETVQYARAEGDEDHHDANLPFAAVLRRATYGDRTLFAAAQAGHVENFVDTLFWIAVPLYLTSEGLGIAAVGVVVGVHSAMYFLQIATGGLADRIGRRPPVVAGMFLAGGGVLAMVLVEGYLPWALFAAVSGLGMALLYPNLMTVPGDAAHPSWRSAGMGVYRMWRDSGYAVGAIAIGLAMQFASAEAAFYLTAILMFASGAVVYAWMEETHPEFGTHEPPAPADDGGVAATSDD; from the coding sequence ATGACCGACACTGCATCCATCGACGGGTCGCAAGGGCTCCAGCAGGGCATCCGCGAACACCTCGGCCAGTTCTCGCTGCACGTCCTGCTCGTGTTCGCGACCGGGCTGACGATCGGCTCCGAGCGCGCCGTCGTCCCCGTCCTCGGGCGGGACGTCCTCGGCGTCCAGTCGCTGTTCGTGATCGGCTCGTTCGTCGTCTCCTTCGGGATCGTCAAGTCGATCCTGAACCTCTACGCGGGGAAGTGGGGCGAGACGTACGGGCGGAAACCCGTCCTGATCCTGGGGTGGGCGACGGCGCTGCCGCTGCCGATCGTGTTGATCGTCGCGCCGAGCTGGGCCTGGATCACGCTGGGTAACGTTCTCCTGGGGATCAACCAGGCGCTGACCTGGAGCATGGCGATCAACGCGAAGATCGACCTCGCCGGTCCCGACCAGCGCGGGCTCGCTGTGGGCATCGACGAGGCCTTCGGGTACACCGGCGTCGCCGCCGGTGCGTGGATCACCGGCCTGATCGCCGCGCAGACGAGCCTGCGGCCCGAACCATTCTACTTCCTCGGAATCGTCGTGGTACTGGCGTTCCTCATCTCGATCTTCCTGATAAAGGAGACCGTGCAGTACGCCCGCGCTGAAGGCGACGAGGATCACCACGACGCCAACCTGCCCTTCGCCGCGGTCCTTCGCCGGGCGACCTACGGCGACCGGACGCTCTTCGCCGCCGCACAGGCCGGCCACGTCGAGAACTTCGTCGACACGCTGTTCTGGATCGCCGTCCCGCTGTACCTCACGAGCGAGGGGCTGGGCATCGCCGCCGTCGGCGTGGTCGTGGGCGTTCACAGCGCGATGTACTTCCTCCAGATCGCGACCGGCGGACTGGCCGATCGGATCGGCCGGCGGCCGCCCGTCGTGGCCGGCATGTTCCTCGCCGGCGGCGGCGTGCTCGCGATGGTGCTCGTCGAGGGCTACCTGCCGTGGGCCCTCTTCGCTGCGGTCTCGGGGCTCGGCATGGCGCTGCTCTACCCGAACCTGATGACCGTCCCCGGCGACGCCGCCCATCCGAGCTGGCGCTCGGCGGGCATGGGCGTCTACCGCATGTGGCGGGACTCGGGCTACGCCGTCGGCGCGATCGCGATCGGGCTCGCGATGCAGTTCGCGAGCGCCGAGGCCGCCTTCTACCTGACCGCGATCCTCATGTTCGCGTCGGGGGCGGTCGTCTACGCCTGGATGGAGGAGACCCACCCGGAGTTCGGCACGCACGAGCCGCCGGCGCCGGCGGACGACGGAGGCGTGGCGGCGACCTCCGACGACTGA
- a CDS encoding ABC transporter permease yields the protein MSADSTAASSAGGTDVVENRSPAIEERPQRAPGAGALGDTWISVKRWLVKTSRNPFVTFTSLVQPVIFFVLMAEVFGAVAGGALASAVGTDVNYVTYLTPAIVVQSALAAASISGIGLVIDMDSGMFEKTLASPMGRGAMFLGKVFAEVVRIVVQTTIILGCGAVLLFLETGDGPGTFLETGVAGFLGVLAITILFAGAFMAFSNIVALVTRDKEATILIANSLTFPLLFVSSAFLPLQVLPDWINTVATVNPITYGVDGVRAAMLGEDVMTVVDVAAFGGVWNTIVPAIVVLVAFNVVLGAIAVRLLHRASRAAVQ from the coding sequence ATGAGCGCCGACTCCACTGCTGCCTCATCTGCTGGCGGCACGGACGTCGTGGAGAACCGCTCTCCCGCGATCGAGGAGCGGCCCCAGCGTGCGCCGGGGGCCGGCGCCCTCGGCGACACCTGGATCAGCGTGAAGCGCTGGCTGGTCAAGACCTCGCGGAACCCGTTCGTGACGTTCACGTCCCTCGTCCAGCCGGTGATCTTCTTCGTGCTGATGGCGGAGGTGTTCGGCGCCGTCGCGGGCGGCGCGCTCGCCAGCGCCGTCGGCACCGACGTCAACTACGTCACGTACCTCACGCCAGCGATCGTCGTCCAGTCCGCGCTCGCTGCGGCATCGATCTCGGGCATCGGCCTCGTTATCGACATGGACTCGGGGATGTTCGAGAAGACGCTCGCCTCGCCGATGGGTCGTGGCGCGATGTTCCTCGGGAAGGTGTTCGCCGAGGTCGTGCGGATCGTGGTCCAGACGACGATCATCCTCGGCTGTGGCGCCGTCCTCCTGTTCCTCGAGACCGGTGACGGGCCGGGAACGTTCCTCGAAACGGGCGTGGCGGGCTTCCTCGGCGTGCTCGCGATCACGATCCTCTTCGCCGGCGCGTTCATGGCGTTCTCGAACATCGTGGCGCTGGTCACCCGGGACAAGGAGGCGACGATCCTCATCGCGAACTCGCTGACGTTCCCGCTGCTGTTCGTCTCCAGCGCGTTCCTGCCCCTGCAGGTCCTGCCCGACTGGATCAATACCGTCGCGACGGTGAACCCGATCACCTACGGCGTCGACGGCGTCCGCGCGGCCATGCTCGGCGAGGACGTGATGACCGTGGTCGACGTGGCTGCCTTCGGCGGGGTCTGGAACACGATCGTCCCGGCGATCGTCGTGCTCGTCGCGTTCAACGTCGTCCTCGGCGCGATCGCGGTTCGACTCCTCCACCGCGCGTCGCGGGCAGCCGTGCAGTAG
- a CDS encoding RND family transporter, with amino-acid sequence MSPALATWLTEHARVAIAALLLATLLVGAGVPMVERSTSLDQFQADDPAADALDYAGENFSSGQSDATTAQVVVRDENVLDRESLIATLEYQQRLQTDDRVGDTLVEDGGTRSVANVIATAAIREHGAPANGTAPGAPSGSSESDPTLQAQIDALESLSEAEIDAIVAETLSTESERSGRDGATPLAFMPHDYEPGSTEANATLLVVTHDSAGGSFAPGDAPAEIEAAQTAIAALAPEDGSLSVLVYGDGVVSTEITNSMVDSVLLLGPLAAAFVLVVLLVVYRDLLDVALGLLGIALVLVWTFGAMGWIGIAFSQPFVVVLVLLIGLSIDYGLHVVMRYREARESSTTPPRRAMAVGLGSVGVALAYVTTTTVIGFLSNLASPLAVFRQLGVVSAIGILAAFVVFGALVPALKVELDSALEARGIDRLQPAVGTDAGGANRVLVMGATLARRAPVTVLAIALLVSGVGAVGATTIDASFEQSDFLAEDPADWLKDLPGPIAPGTYTAESAIDALDSDFVRRDTTASVLVRGNVTDPATLDRLDAARTDARGMSATETYADGDPAVTDPLTVMDRVAARNDSFAATLDASDVDGDGVPDRNVAGVYDELYRVAPDDASAVVHRSDGEYRALQMVVTLDGAASDAAITEQMEDLAGTADGESVTAIATGDVIVNQLTADQLARTAMTSLVVALVAVLLVLAVAYRVTEGSASLGVVTVVPVAFTLTWVLGTMAALDIPFNVVTGMITGLTIGLGVDYSLHVSERFNQAIETTDDVGEALETTVTGTGGALLASATTTASGFAVLLVAILPFLQSFGLITALTIVYAFVASVFVLPSLLALWARFVDVGPRSSGAN; translated from the coding sequence ATGAGCCCCGCACTCGCGACCTGGCTCACCGAACACGCCCGCGTGGCGATCGCAGCGTTGCTCCTCGCGACGCTCCTCGTCGGTGCCGGCGTCCCGATGGTGGAGCGGTCGACGTCCCTCGATCAGTTCCAGGCCGACGACCCCGCGGCCGACGCGCTCGACTACGCGGGCGAGAACTTCTCGTCGGGCCAGAGCGACGCGACCACCGCGCAGGTCGTGGTCCGCGACGAGAACGTCCTCGATCGCGAGTCCCTGATCGCGACGCTCGAGTACCAGCAGCGACTCCAAACGGACGATCGGGTCGGCGACACGCTGGTCGAGGACGGTGGAACCCGGAGCGTCGCCAACGTGATCGCGACCGCGGCGATCCGCGAGCACGGGGCGCCGGCGAATGGGACGGCCCCCGGCGCTCCGAGCGGATCGAGCGAGTCCGATCCGACGTTGCAGGCCCAGATCGACGCGCTCGAATCGCTCTCCGAGGCGGAGATCGACGCCATCGTCGCGGAGACGCTCTCCACCGAGTCGGAGCGGTCGGGGCGCGACGGGGCGACGCCCCTCGCGTTCATGCCGCACGACTACGAGCCCGGATCGACGGAAGCCAACGCGACGCTGCTCGTCGTCACCCACGACTCGGCCGGTGGCTCGTTCGCTCCGGGCGACGCTCCCGCCGAGATCGAAGCCGCTCAGACCGCGATCGCGGCCCTCGCCCCCGAGGACGGCTCACTGTCGGTCCTCGTCTACGGCGACGGCGTCGTGTCGACGGAGATCACGAACTCGATGGTCGACAGCGTGCTCCTGCTGGGGCCGCTGGCGGCGGCGTTCGTCCTGGTGGTCCTGCTCGTCGTCTACCGCGACCTGCTCGACGTCGCGCTCGGGCTCCTCGGGATCGCGCTCGTCCTCGTCTGGACGTTCGGCGCGATGGGCTGGATCGGCATCGCGTTCAGCCAGCCGTTCGTCGTCGTGCTCGTCCTCCTGATCGGGCTCTCGATCGACTACGGGCTCCACGTCGTGATGCGCTATCGCGAGGCCCGCGAGTCCAGTACGACCCCGCCGCGCCGGGCGATGGCCGTCGGCCTGGGCAGCGTCGGGGTCGCGCTCGCGTACGTGACCACGACTACCGTGATCGGGTTCCTCTCGAACCTCGCGAGTCCCCTCGCCGTGTTCCGCCAGCTCGGCGTCGTCAGCGCGATCGGCATCCTCGCCGCATTCGTCGTGTTCGGCGCGCTGGTGCCGGCGCTGAAGGTCGAACTCGATTCCGCCCTCGAGGCTCGTGGGATCGACCGCCTGCAACCGGCGGTCGGGACCGACGCCGGCGGCGCGAACCGTGTCCTCGTGATGGGGGCGACGCTCGCCAGGCGGGCGCCCGTCACCGTGCTCGCGATCGCGCTCCTCGTCAGCGGGGTCGGTGCCGTGGGTGCCACCACCATCGACGCCAGCTTCGAGCAGTCGGACTTCCTCGCGGAGGATCCCGCCGACTGGCTGAAGGACCTGCCCGGGCCGATCGCACCGGGGACGTACACCGCCGAGTCTGCGATCGACGCGCTGGACAGCGACTTCGTGCGTCGAGACACGACGGCGTCGGTGCTGGTCCGGGGGAACGTCACCGATCCGGCGACCCTCGATCGACTCGACGCCGCTCGGACCGACGCACGCGGGATGTCCGCGACGGAGACCTACGCGGACGGCGATCCGGCCGTCACGGACCCGCTCACCGTCATGGATCGGGTCGCTGCGCGCAACGACTCCTTCGCGGCCACGCTCGACGCATCGGACGTGGACGGTGACGGCGTTCCCGACCGGAACGTCGCTGGCGTCTACGACGAGCTCTACCGGGTCGCCCCCGACGACGCCTCGGCCGTCGTCCACCGATCCGACGGGGAGTACCGGGCGCTCCAGATGGTCGTCACCCTCGACGGCGCCGCGAGCGACGCGGCGATCACGGAGCAGATGGAGGACCTCGCCGGGACCGCCGACGGCGAGAGCGTCACCGCGATCGCGACCGGCGACGTGATCGTCAACCAGCTGACGGCCGACCAGCTCGCCCGGACGGCGATGACCAGCCTCGTCGTCGCCCTGGTCGCGGTACTGCTCGTCCTCGCGGTGGCCTACCGCGTCACCGAGGGGAGTGCGTCGCTGGGCGTCGTCACCGTCGTCCCGGTCGCCTTCACGCTGACGTGGGTGCTCGGGACGATGGCCGCGCTCGACATCCCCTTCAACGTCGTCACCGGGATGATCACCGGTCTCACGATCGGGCTCGGCGTCGACTACAGCCTCCACGTCAGCGAACGGTTCAACCAGGCGATCGAAACGACCGACGACGTCGGAGAGGCGCTGGAAACGACCGTCACGGGCACCGGTGGTGCGTTGCTGGCGAGCGCGACGACTACCGCCAGCGGGTTCGCGGTGTTGCTCGTTGCGATCCTGCCCTTCCTCCAGTCCTTCGGGCTGATCACCGCGCTCACCATCGTGTACGCGTTCGTTGCGAGCGTGTTCGTGCTCCCGAGCCTGCTGGCGCTCTGGGCGCGATTCGTCGACGTCGGACCGCGGTCGAGCGGGGCGAACTGA
- a CDS encoding helix-turn-helix domain-containing protein: MPHARLTIDVPETVWIGELSARHPDLVFEVLTAISGEDVGIALVRLGADDPLPVITEIQARDDVETVELLWKHDDEALLQIETTNPLPLVPIWRAGVPLRMPFDIQDGHATWEVTTSRGRLSTLQTALDDVGIGFTVEYVQAIEASQADRLLTDRQLEVLTTAVDAGYYRSPREATLGEVADLLGIATATCSDVLHRAEGHVVHWFVEEHVDG; the protein is encoded by the coding sequence ATGCCCCACGCACGACTCACGATCGACGTCCCGGAGACAGTCTGGATCGGCGAACTGTCGGCCAGACACCCCGATCTCGTCTTCGAGGTACTCACCGCCATCTCCGGCGAGGACGTCGGCATCGCACTCGTCCGACTCGGTGCAGACGATCCCCTGCCGGTGATCACGGAGATCCAGGCCCGGGACGACGTCGAGACGGTCGAGTTGCTCTGGAAACACGACGACGAAGCGCTCCTCCAGATCGAGACGACGAACCCGCTCCCGCTCGTTCCCATCTGGCGGGCGGGCGTGCCCCTCCGGATGCCGTTCGACATCCAGGACGGGCACGCGACGTGGGAGGTGACGACCTCACGAGGACGGCTCTCGACGCTCCAGACGGCGCTCGACGACGTCGGGATCGGGTTCACGGTCGAGTACGTCCAGGCGATCGAAGCGAGCCAGGCCGATCGGCTCCTCACGGACCGCCAACTGGAGGTGCTCACCACTGCCGTGGACGCGGGCTACTACCGGTCGCCGCGCGAGGCAACCCTCGGCGAGGTGGCGGACCTGCTCGGGATCGCGACGGCGACGTGCAGCGACGTGCTCCACCGGGCCGAAGGGCACGTCGTCCACTGGTTCGTCGAGGAGCACGTGGACGGGTAG
- a CDS encoding TMEM165/GDT1 family protein, protein MAGFVEIVVIAALAQLTVLPGEKVQFIIAGLSTRYHPLVVVGAAGSAFAGWTALEIAFGEAIQRALPPIVLDGFTVALFLLFAVMLVRSAPEPDADWGAATASDGPASDDAAGSAVGAKTDGGIGATRRIAPDVAGEFSIFGYSVGGRIGSFGSIFALMAAGEFGDKTQLVTISLAATYGATPAIWLGEMLVIVPVSLVNAYAFHKFAHRINLRLAHFVGAGIFAFFAADTVLAMTTGFSVWETVVEWLSAVVLAAV, encoded by the coding sequence ATGGCAGGTTTCGTCGAGATCGTCGTGATCGCAGCCCTCGCCCAGTTGACGGTCTTGCCCGGCGAGAAGGTGCAGTTCATCATCGCCGGCCTCTCGACGCGCTACCACCCGCTGGTGGTCGTGGGTGCAGCAGGGTCGGCGTTCGCGGGCTGGACCGCCCTCGAGATCGCATTCGGCGAGGCGATCCAGCGTGCCCTCCCACCGATCGTCCTCGACGGGTTCACGGTGGCCCTGTTTCTGCTGTTCGCCGTGATGCTCGTCCGCTCGGCGCCGGAGCCGGACGCAGATTGGGGCGCTGCCACGGCCAGCGACGGTCCGGCCAGCGACGACGCTGCCGGCTCGGCCGTTGGCGCCAAAACCGACGGCGGGATCGGCGCTACGCGGCGGATCGCCCCCGACGTCGCCGGCGAGTTCTCGATCTTCGGCTACTCCGTCGGTGGCCGGATCGGCTCCTTCGGCTCGATCTTCGCGCTGATGGCCGCCGGGGAGTTCGGCGACAAGACCCAGCTCGTCACGATTAGCCTCGCCGCGACCTACGGCGCGACGCCGGCGATCTGGCTCGGCGAGATGCTCGTGATCGTCCCCGTGAGCCTCGTGAACGCTTACGCCTTCCACAAGTTCGCCCACCGGATCAATCTCCGTCTGGCACACTTCGTCGGCGCGGGGATCTTCGCCTTCTTCGCCGCCGACACTGTGCTCGCGATGACGACCGGGTTCTCGGTGTGGGAGACGGTCGTCGAGTGGCTCTCGGCGGTCGTGCTCGCGGCAGTGTGA
- the guaB gene encoding IMP dehydrogenase, translating into MANDVPHEEPFTEKLRVPEALTFDDVLLRPKESTVEPDEADLSTRVSTNVELNVPVLSAAMDTVTEADLATALARQGGLGVLHRNMDVDDTVEHVEAVKTADELVIDRENVVTARADQTVRSVDDMMDEQGVSGAPVVDEDDQVLGIISATDLRPYLEVGERDEVSEAMTDEVITAGEDVGAREALELMYEHKIERVPIVDEENRLTGLITMQGILQRREHTNAVRDGEGRLRVGVAVGPFEEERATRADDAGADVLFIDTAHAHNRNVIEGSRDIASRVDADVVVGNVGTREAARELVDFADGIKVGIGPGSICTTRIVSGSGMPQITAVAQVADVASQHDVPVIADGGIRYSGDAIKAIAAGADAIMMGSYFAGTDEAPGRIITMNGKRYKQYRGMGSVGAMSADETDDNRYLKEEPDDGDEYVPEGVEAATPYKGSLESELHQLTGGMQSGMGYVGAESIPEFKQRSEFVRVSSAGQAESHAHDVVITDEAPNYSPGDE; encoded by the coding sequence ATGGCGAACGACGTTCCTCACGAGGAGCCCTTCACCGAGAAGCTCCGCGTCCCCGAGGCCCTGACATTCGACGACGTTCTACTGCGACCCAAGGAGAGTACGGTCGAGCCCGACGAGGCCGACCTCTCGACGCGCGTCTCTACCAACGTCGAGCTGAACGTGCCCGTCCTCTCGGCGGCGATGGACACCGTCACCGAGGCCGACCTCGCGACCGCGCTGGCCCGACAGGGCGGCCTCGGCGTCCTTCACCGGAACATGGACGTCGACGACACCGTCGAGCACGTAGAGGCCGTCAAGACCGCCGACGAACTCGTGATCGACCGCGAGAACGTCGTGACGGCCCGCGCCGACCAGACCGTCCGCTCCGTCGACGACATGATGGACGAGCAGGGCGTCTCCGGCGCTCCGGTCGTCGACGAGGACGACCAGGTGCTCGGGATCATCTCTGCGACGGACCTACGACCCTACCTCGAGGTCGGCGAGCGCGACGAGGTCAGCGAGGCGATGACCGACGAGGTCATCACCGCCGGCGAGGACGTCGGCGCTCGGGAAGCGCTCGAACTGATGTACGAGCACAAGATCGAGCGCGTCCCGATCGTCGACGAGGAGAACCGGCTGACCGGCCTCATCACGATGCAGGGGATCCTCCAGCGCCGCGAGCACACGAACGCCGTGCGCGACGGCGAAGGTCGCCTGCGCGTCGGCGTCGCCGTCGGTCCCTTCGAGGAGGAGCGCGCGACCCGCGCCGACGACGCCGGCGCGGACGTCCTCTTCATCGACACCGCCCACGCCCACAACCGGAACGTCATCGAGGGCTCCCGCGACATCGCGAGCCGGGTCGACGCCGACGTCGTCGTCGGCAACGTCGGCACCAGAGAAGCGGCCCGCGAACTCGTCGACTTCGCGGACGGCATCAAGGTCGGCATCGGTCCGGGCTCGATCTGCACGACGCGGATCGTCTCCGGCTCCGGTATGCCCCAGATCACCGCCGTCGCGCAGGTCGCCGACGTGGCGAGCCAGCACGACGTGCCCGTGATCGCCGACGGCGGCATCCGCTACTCCGGCGACGCGATCAAGGCGATCGCAGCGGGTGCCGACGCGATCATGATGGGGAGCTACTTCGCGGGCACCGACGAGGCGCCAGGTCGCATCATCACGATGAACGGCAAGCGCTACAAGCAGTACCGCGGCATGGGCTCCGTCGGCGCGATGTCCGCCGACGAGACCGACGACAACCGCTACCTCAAGGAAGAGCCCGACGACGGGGACGAGTACGTCCCCGAGGGCGTCGAGGCCGCGACGCCGTACAAGGGCAGTCTCGAGAGCGAGCTCCACCAGCTCACCGGCGGGATGCAGTCCGGGATGGGCTACGTCGGCGCCGAGTCGATCCCCGAGTTCAAGCAGCGCTCGGAGTTCGTGCGGGTCAGCTCCGCGGGCCAGGCCGAGAGCCACGCCCACGACGTCGTGATCACTGACGAGGCGCCCAACTACAGCCCCGGCGACGAGTAG
- a CDS encoding helix-turn-helix domain-containing protein yields MGYLAEYTVHCDSLPLVDVARRVPEATLTVQVGQPNQGGPPPFAVTVRGPAPDEAEAALDASPFVAEKVRLAADADARRYRIVPATTMEEQLGPAVSDVERLRDLAATEAVLEHVEVVRDGWRQRRRCVDRAAFENYWSFWREEHSVTIHRLVESPECETGTPATDALSDRQREALLMAFELGYFEVPRGATLADVAAELGISAASASERLRRAQRALIAANLDAPGAGVQRDLIKRHTV; encoded by the coding sequence ATGGGATATCTCGCCGAGTACACCGTCCACTGCGATAGCCTGCCGCTCGTCGACGTCGCGAGGCGGGTGCCGGAGGCCACCCTGACGGTCCAGGTCGGCCAGCCCAATCAGGGCGGCCCGCCGCCGTTCGCGGTTACGGTCCGGGGCCCTGCCCCGGACGAGGCCGAGGCTGCCCTCGACGCCTCGCCGTTCGTCGCCGAGAAGGTCCGCCTCGCTGCCGACGCGGACGCTCGCCGGTACCGGATCGTCCCCGCGACGACGATGGAGGAACAGCTCGGGCCGGCGGTCTCCGACGTCGAGCGCCTGCGGGACCTCGCGGCGACCGAGGCCGTCCTCGAACACGTCGAGGTCGTCCGCGACGGCTGGCGCCAGCGACGGCGCTGCGTCGACCGCGCAGCCTTCGAGAACTACTGGTCGTTCTGGCGCGAGGAGCACAGCGTCACGATCCACCGCCTCGTCGAGTCGCCCGAGTGCGAGACTGGCACGCCCGCGACGGACGCGCTCTCGGATCGCCAGCGCGAGGCGCTGCTGATGGCCTTCGAGCTGGGGTACTTCGAGGTGCCACGTGGCGCGACGCTCGCCGACGTCGCCGCAGAACTCGGAATCTCGGCAGCCTCCGCGTCCGAGCGGCTGCGCCGGGCACAGCGCGCCCTGATCGCCGCCAACCTGGACGCGCCCGGTGCCGGGGTGCAGAGGGATTTAATAAAGCGCCATACGGTTTAG
- a CDS encoding alpha/beta fold hydrolase, producing MQTTKFTDGTTISFETHGAQERDTQRAAPACDRGPEPLILVHGSTGSRESWLPHLREAGPLVAMDRRGRGESGDAPDSYALEREVGDVEAVLETTGAMRLFGHSFGGLCALNVATRDAVDLEKIVLFEPAILVGEHRAYDAADRMADLLDDGDREGAMRLAFREMTGIEDVEALPHWPEVIELAEVTQREFEAVEFYELPGPLDVDPVVLLLTGEHSPDFLTDAVREVHDRLPESRLVEVEGVGHTGLEDPARTMSPVVDFLTN from the coding sequence ATGCAGACCACGAAATTCACCGACGGTACGACGATCAGCTTCGAAACGCACGGTGCCCAGGAGCGGGATACGCAGCGGGCGGCCCCCGCGTGCGATCGAGGTCCCGAACCGCTGATCCTCGTCCACGGCTCGACAGGTTCACGAGAGAGCTGGCTGCCGCACCTCCGGGAAGCGGGCCCACTGGTCGCGATGGATCGACGCGGTCGCGGCGAGAGCGGGGATGCGCCCGATTCGTACGCGCTCGAACGAGAGGTCGGGGACGTCGAGGCAGTACTCGAGACTACGGGCGCGATGCGCTTGTTCGGCCACTCCTTCGGTGGGCTCTGTGCCCTGAACGTCGCGACCCGCGACGCCGTCGACCTCGAGAAAATCGTCCTGTTCGAGCCGGCGATCCTCGTCGGAGAGCATCGCGCCTACGACGCCGCGGATCGCATGGCCGACCTGCTCGACGACGGCGACCGGGAGGGCGCGATGCGACTGGCTTTCCGCGAGATGACGGGAATCGAGGACGTCGAGGCGTTGCCCCACTGGCCCGAGGTGATCGAACTCGCCGAGGTCACCCAGCGCGAGTTCGAGGCGGTGGAGTTCTACGAACTCCCTGGGCCGCTGGACGTCGATCCGGTGGTCCTCTTGCTCACGGGCGAGCACAGTCCCGATTTCCTCACGGACGCCGTCCGTGAAGTCCACGACCGGCTGCCGGAGAGTCGGCTCGTGGAGGTCGAGGGCGTGGGGCACACCGGCCTCGAGGATCCCGCGCGGACGATGTCGCCCGTCGTCGACTTCCTGACGAACTGA